In the genome of Rhopalosiphum padi isolate XX-2018 chromosome 1, ASM2088224v1, whole genome shotgun sequence, the window gCTGCTTTAAAACTTTGTTCTGTAGATTTAGACAATGATAGTAATAGCTTGAAAGTAACCAGaattgttgtacaaaaaaatagcagcaaacaaaaatataataccggttaaaagaaattttattatgattaacaattatatattttatttaattctatgttGGACCtaagaattttttgtttttattaggtTTGTTGAAAATGGTTGGAGTCCATAAAAAGAATCAACTTACTCCAAAATGTCAAAAATTGTATGCTTATACAACAAATGATTAGAAAAGCAAAACGTTATGGaagttcaaaaacaaatttaaagagAGGTTACAAGCAGCCGAAGATTTGACTGATAGCTACTTGGcagaaaaattttcaaataaaatgacTGCCTCAACTTCTCTATTTACACGGTTACAATTAtgagaaactaataaattaagtcGTGGTCATAGGTTTACCattgatgaaaaaatgttatctttaTCTCTTTACAAAAGAAGTCCAAAATGTTATAGACTTCTATCAAAATTATTCACATTACCTAGCAAACGAACATTAAACACAATTCTTGCCAGTGTTTCTATTCGACCAGGGATTTGTCctcatgttataaatattttgaaagaaaaTGTGAAAAAACTAAAGCCTGTTGAAAggttaattatgttattacaatctaaaaaattttaaaattttaaagccattcgtaaaaattaattacatttaatttaaaatgtattataatatgtaggtactgcTCAATACTCTTCGATGAAGTTTGTCTGAGTAGTGGTCTACAATACACACCAGGGGTAGATGAAATTGATGGATTTGTTGATAGTGGTAGTTTTAAAAACCAAGAACTGGCTGATCATGCCCTTGTATTCATGATCagaggaattaaaaaaaaaaattaaacaacctGTAGCATATTCGTTTTGTCAAGGAGCTACAAATCAACATCAACTAGTGAAACAGCTGAAAGaagtaattcaaaattttatatatttaaataatttgcacagtacaatattgtatattaaaacaatttttaataggtTGTTCTCCAAGTGCACGGAACTGGTTTGCAAGTAGTAGCAACAATTTCTGATCAAAGGCGAGCAATTGAAGGAGCgataagcattttaaaaaacGAAACCAAAAGCTATTACCTTCAAACCAATGGCAATTATAGGAATGATGTTTATGAAgttgaaattatgaaaaacagCATATTTAAAAGGgttaaaattgttcatttgtTTGATGTTCCTCACTTGATGAAATGTATACTAAACAATTTACTCACAAAGGACTTGAATTTTACAATTAACGGGGTCAAACGCACACCAAAATGGTatcatttaatacaattgtataaggTGGATGGTGAAATATCAGATTCTAAAATGCTTCCCCGATTAACTGATTGCCACATACTTCCACATAAAATCActaaaatgaaagttaaatgtGCAACTCAAGTGTTCAGCCAACGAGTGTCTGCAGTTCTCAATTTCCTTGCAAGTGAGTTAAATAAAAAGTCAATGTAGGTAATGGTTCAATATGTGATCTACAATAATTTTGGTTTAATTGAGTTAGATAGCGTCATATGGTACCACTACCAAAAATACTGTTTGTTAAaagtcattaatattaatttataaaaattttaattatagataaaaatattattgattcatCTGCAGTAGATACAGctgttcttttattatttttcgacaaGCTATTTGACTCCTTAAACGGATCATTTGATAAAATAGTAGATGGTAAAATTTTCTGGACTGCCGTCAAAAAGAACTCGGTTCATCACAAATTGTAGGCAGACAGCTTAAAAGTTCTTTCTTCTATGGTTTTTGTTGGTAAAACCAAGAAATCAGTTAGTGTTCCTACAACTAAGAATTGGATAACCACTATAAGAGGTACTTAGTTCAACATTAAATTGTTTGactgtataatttacattaaatatttatacaagtacTAAActaactatttttgttttaaggaTTTCAATGCTTGTACAAATTCTTATCCTCTAAAGGgataaagtaattattaccTCGTCATTTAAATCAGGATCCATTGGAAAACCTATTTGGGGCATTTAGAAGTCTGGGATGCAGCAAACCTACTTGAGGGTCATTTATTATGGCCTATAAGACATTGCTGTTGAACAACTTGGTATCTGCTCATTCACCAGGTGCAAATTGTGAAGATTTTACAGAAGGTGCCTTATCTACATACAAAAATTTCTTCACTCTTAACCAAGAAATGCCTGCTACACCAACATTCTATTGCAGTCTACCTTGCCCGGTAACGGTTCAACTTAGTGAAACAACTAAACATTTACAAATTGCTACCCATTCATATATTTCCGGTTTCATTATTAAGAAACTTAATAAGGATATATTAAAAGGTTGTGTGAGTTTCCTTGAAAGAATGTGTAGTGATAAATTTTCCATCGATCatgaattgaatatattattaacagatggtataatattaaaaaattaatttggtattttattaaaaaaaaaagttgtattagATGGTTTTTGCTGTGATGTCCCTgctaaatcatttattttatattgtaaaggATACAGTGGATACTTTTCATGTTTTAAATGTATGGCTGAGggtgaatatataaaaaataaaggggTAAGATTTCCAGAACTAGATAGTCAAAAAAGAACTcatataaattttgtaaataaacttCAAGAAGAACAGCTTACTTCTGAAACATTGTCTAATCTTTGCTATTTACCTGATATAGATATAGTCCAGTGTTTCTCTGTAGATTATATGCATTTGGTATGTCTGGGAGTGGCCCGTACATTAATAAAACTATGGTTAAGTCGGGGACCTTTAACTGTTCGCTTAcctaattttaaaaccaaaataataaatgttatttactttcattaaaatcatatataccACTAGATTTTCCACGGAAACCACGTCCTATAATTGAAGTTGGTAGGTGGGAAGCAACTGAACTAAgacaatttgtatatatattggaCCGATTACTCTTAAACATCATCCAAATTCtaaatgttataaacattttttatgtctTCATGTAGCTATGTATATTCTTTTGAGCCCTTGTCATGAGGAATATGTCGCAtatgcaaaattattattaaattattttgttaaatgttataaagaaatatatggTATACAATGGTTGTTTGATCTTATTAACTGTTATGTGATATTTTTCAGAAACCTTGATTGAAgcccgttcaaaatctaaagaTGCACAGTTCATATCAGAATTATCTGAAGATCATAATCATGCtttcaaaaaaagaaagaaaaaaaaaggtacGATACAAATATCATCTTGCCTGAATCATCGCCAGTTACTAAACATTCAagtgatgatgacgatgattgtccaactttaaatacttcattaggtactattattttacGCATTGTCATAAAATAGCTTttagctaaaaaaatattttgtaccaatttattattttcctatcaatattatatattttagactttTTTCGCTCTTCAGATCTTTcccaattatttattactaagcCTATATCAAGTAGTACTCAAAAAAAAACTagcaagtattaatatttaaattttgttgaaatattaacagatatattaatatatttattatattgtttttaaatttgatggcATAAAAGAATCAACTAAAACAGATAAATACAAGAATAAGCAACTATCGATGGCTTCTATTGACATTTCTGAAAACATAGATCAACATAATATCAGATATAAATCTAATGTAAGCTTGCCCCTACTGAACTACTGGCGAATTCTAGTGAAAAAATTGTTCTAGAAGAAAATAATTCAAACTGttagcttattttttttaaagttatttttaattattaccttcTATTATTCCccattagtattaattaatttaagttttatggggatttgaattcaaattcatCTATTTTAACGCACATGCCACATATGACATTATTTATATGGTCTATTTCCATCATACTGGATTAACCtgtattaaatcaataactttttaaaacatattttaattagttgacttttctacattttttgattttaattttatccccTTGAATACTAAAAACttcattaaaaatgataatatttcaactGTTGACTAattaacaatatcaaaaatgtgAGATAATCTCAAATAGGCTTTGGGTTTTAGAATTCTTATTATTTCACTAGATCAATTGGTAAGTTAGAAATAGAATACATCTAACATCTTATGTTGCTGGTAGCCTGGTATGTTAGAGAAAATTAGCTTTCAAtcccaataattaattaatgtcacACTTACAGATGGTGTGGATAAATTAAAGGAACAAAATGCTCAACGTATGCAAAATTCAATGaatactgctaatattaatatctCAGAATTTGGTATGTCTAGtttgcatattaattaattaaaacaatattattgatagttcttttttaaattgttgtagcTGATCAGGTTTTTTCCAAAAtggattatttttacaaaagaaTGTACAACTTTATGGCTTTTAGCAATACAGAATTTCAAAATTTAGCTCATGGAcaagaagaaataaaaaaattgatcacTGCCAATATAATTACTACTGAGCATTCAGATGATTTTGAACCCTATTGTTGGCCTATTTCTTCATTTGAAGAGCTTGAGGAGATTGAGAATAAGCTTTGTGATagagaatttaaaaacaaacctGTAAGGTTTTAAAGAAACAGTAcacaatctaataataaaatataactataatagttataaatatttttggtttatgtTAACAGATTTTACAGCTGGGTAGAATTGGAAGAAAAACTGCAAaagaagtaataaaaaaaatcatggcAACCATATTTTCAGATGCTATTCTAAATCAATACTCATATACTGGTTTCAAAggaaaaaaaccatttaataatCTTATGGTAAACAGAGTTATATTTGGTATgttatacaaaacataatttatgtataaccattaaccaatacttcaaaatcttatttattattattataatattgttttttttctcagaAATAGTCAGAAAAGACAAACGCTTCTTCAACATAACTGATAATGAAATTGAACAATATTTAAAGCAATGGATTTCTCAAGCTCCTTTCCGCGGTGAATACGCTAAAAACAGAAAACTAAAGAATAGATCAACATGTgatataaataacacaaatgAATCTATGTCTTAACTTTATATTtcaacttacaatttttaactttcagttaattattaataattttaaaagggatcattattataataaagttaattatactactaatattttaatgcataatatataatataatatattatataagtatcttaaataatataacacatctTGTGGtagtttattacttaattattaaacatatttactatAACCCATGTATTTTAGTGGATGATTACATCTATAATTCTTGTCTTCCATGTAGTacgctataatatttattatatatatttgtatttcaattaaagtaaatataatatataatcacattaagtataggtattaatatttaataaataactatgtataatattaatatacctacctacatcaatatatataaataatatattttattatttatgatatttaatttgtatgtttataatacttgatttatttaaaaatgtatgttttttttataaaataacttaatcatTATTCTAATGGTATATTAATGAAATGAATCATATTAAAGTAAAGTTATAGCAATCAAATAacctaaaagaaataataatactttctgTAAATCATACACCAAAGCATTATTACTTATGTtagttatgaaatttatatatatattttatattatatatagatacatatagatatatagatacctatcaTGAACAATGATTTTGTAAATCTTGTACAATTGTTGACAAATATTTGGAAaaagtt includes:
- the LOC132926085 gene encoding uncharacterized protein LOC132926085 encodes the protein KKEKKRYDTNIILPESSPVTKHSSDDDDDCPTLNTSLDGVDKLKEQNAQRMQNSMNTANINISEFADQVFSKMDYFYKRMYNFMAFSNTEFQNLAHGQEEIKKLITANIITTEHSDDFEPYCWPISSFEELEEIENKLCDREFKNKPILQLGRIGRKTAKEVIKKIMATIFSDAILNQYSYTGFKGKKPFNNLMVNRVIFEIVRKDKRFFNITDNEIEQYLKQWISQAPFRGEYAKNRKLKNRSTCDINNTNESMS